The Pyrus communis chromosome 2, drPyrComm1.1, whole genome shotgun sequence genome includes a window with the following:
- the LOC137726227 gene encoding G-type lectin S-receptor-like serine/threonine-protein kinase At4g27290 has product MNLMKNLLKASTKMCLRLFSSALLLVFAAVFSIADDATSTFQSIRDGETVVSTGGTFELGFCSPDASNRRYVGIWYKKISVKTIVWVANRDTPLTDFSGVLKVTSPGILVLNHNMSTVWSSNTSRTAQNPVARLLDSGNLVVTDRSDDDPENFLWQSFDYPGDTFLPGMKLGKNTVTGFNWHLRSWKSPQDPSQGNYTYQFGPKGYAELFAREGSVIKFRSGPWNGIRFSGTPQLNPNPIYTYGLISEPNEMYYSYKLHNSSIFSRLVLTSAGIVQRYTWIDRTKGWVLYQTAQLDCDNYALCGVYGSCNIEKSPVCSCLKGFTPKFPKEWDVVDWSNGCVRKTSLNCTGDAFQKYSGLKLPSTELSWLNRSMNLKECKMVCMKNCSCMAYTNLDIRDGGTGCLLWYDYLIDIRYFSENGQDIYIRMAAAELDHEDDAKINAKYSESNAKKMRIIISTTVLSTGLLILSLALLFFVWKKQHQKVGKLGHSQKEDMELPLFDLMTIVSATNNFSIENKLGEGGFGAVFKGTMEDGQEIAVKRLSKSSRQGLDEFKNEVTHIAKLQHRNLVKLLGCCIQEDEIILIYEFMPNKSLDFFIFDQRRRMLLDWPKRFEIINGIARGLLYLHQDSRLRVIHRDLKASNILLGSEFNPKISDFGLARSFGGNETKAETKKVVGTYGYMSPEYAIDGFYSIKSDVYSFGVLVLEIVSGSRNRGFSHPDHKLNLLGHAWMLHTEGRPLKLLDSSVEESITLLEVVRTIHVGLLCVQQNPEDRLSMSSTVLMLSGEGALPQPLKPGFYSERDLTELEAGHSSKACSANEVTISVLEAR; this is encoded by the exons atgaatttaatgaaaaatctaTTGAAAGCGTCAACTAAGATGTGTTTGCGTCTCTTCTCCTCTGCTTTGCTGCTCGTCTTCGCAGCAGTATTCTCCATAGCTGATGACGCCACAAGTACATTTCAGTCCATTAGAGACGGTGAGACTGTAGTTTCAACTGGCGGTACGTTTGAGCTGGGATTTTGCAGTCCTGATGCTTCTAATAGACGGTATGTGGGGATATGGTACAAGAAGATTTCTGTTAAAACCATTGTATGGGTTGCCAACAGAGACACACCCCTCACTGATTTCTCCGGCGTTCTGAAGGTCACCAGCCCCGGAATTCTTGTCCTCAACCACAACATGAGCACAGTTTGGTCCTCCAACACATCGAGAACTGCACAAAATCCAGTGGCACGTCTTTTGGATTCGGGTAATCTTGTCGTGACAGATAGGAGTGATGATGACCCTGAGAACTTTCTGTGGCAAAGTTTTGATTACCCTGGCGACACATTCTTACCAGGTATGAAACTTGGTAAGAACACAGTTACAGGCTTCAATTGGCATCTTAGATCATGGAAAAGTCCTCAGGATCCTTCTCAAGGTAATTATACATATCAATTTGGTCCCAAAGGATATGCAGAATTATTTGCGAGGGAAGGTTCGGTCATAAAATTTCGGAGTGGACCATGGAATGGAATCCGGTTCAGTGGAACGCCTCAGTTAAATCCAAACCCTATATACACATACGGTCTTATTTCTGAGCCTAATGAAATGTACTACAGTTACAAGCTTCACAACAGCTCAATCTTTTCGAGGTTGGTGTTAACTTCAGCTGGAATTGTTCAGCGCTACACATGGATTGATAGAACCAAAGGTTGGGTTCTTTACCAAACAGCCCAACTTGACTGTGACAACTATGCGTTATGTGGTGTATATGGCTCATGTAACATTGAAAAGTCCCCGGTATGTAGCTGTTTGAAAGGATTTACACCAAAGTTTCCAAAAGAATGGGATGTGGTGGATTGGTCAAATGGCTGTGTGAGAAAGACTTCTCTAAATTGCACAGGAGATGCGTTCCAAAAGTACTCGGGGTTGAAATTGCCTAGCACAGAACTATCCTGGCTTAACAGAAGTATGAACCTCAAAGAATGTAAGATGGTGTGCATGAAGAACTGCTCCTGCATGGCGTATACAAATTTGGATATCCGGGATGGAGGAACTGGGTGCTTGCTGTGGTACGACTATCTGATTGATATAAGATACTTTTCTGAAAACGGGCAAGATATTTATATAAGAATGGCCGCAGCAGAACTAG ATCATGAAGACGATGCAAAGATCAACGCTAAATACTCTGAATCCAATGCGAAGAAAATGAGAATCATAATAAGCACTACTGTGTTGTCTACCGGACTGCTGATCCTGAGCCTTGCCCTGCTGTTTTTTGTTTGGAAGAAGCAGCACCAAAAAGTTG GAAAACTGGGACACAGCCAAAAAGAGGATATGGAATTACCTTTATTTGACTTGATGACTATAGTTTCTGCAACCAATAACttttcaattgaaaacaaaCTTGGTGAAGGCGGTTTCGGAGCTGTCTTCAAG GGTACGATGGAAGATGGACAAGAAATCGCAGTGAAAAGGCTTTCAAAAAGTTCTAGACAAGGACTCGACGAGTTCAAAAATGAAGTTACACATATTGCCAAACTTCAGCATAGGAATCTAGTGAAGCTTCTTGGATGCTGCATTCAAGAAGACGAGATAATACTGATCTACGAGTTCATGCCTAACAAGAGCTTAGACTTCTTTATTTTCG ATCAAAGAAGAAGGATGTTATTAGACTGGCCGAAGCGCTTTGAAATTATTAATGGGATAGCTCGAGGGCTCCTCTATCTTCATCAAGATTCTAGATTGAGAGTTATTCATAGAGATCTCAAAGCAAGTAACATTTTATTAGGCAGTgaatttaacccaaaaatctcAGACTTTGGCTTGGCTAGAAGCTTTGGAGGAAATGAAACGAAAGCAGAAACGAAGAAAGTGGTCGGAACATA CGGTTACATGTCCCCAGAATATGCAATTGATGGTTTCTACTCTATAAAGTCCGACGTTTATAGCTTTGGTGTTTTGGTGCTAGAGATAGTGAGTGGGAGCAGAAATAGAGGATTCTCTCATCCAGACCACAAACTCAACCTTCTTGGACAT GCATGGATGCTACACACAGAAGGCAGGCCTCTCAAACTGCTTGATTCATCGGTAGAGGAGTCCATCACTCTGCTTGAAGTTGTAAGAACTATTCATGTGGGTCTTTTGTGCGTGCAGCAGAATCCAGAGGACAGGCTAAGCATGTCATCTACAGTTCTAATGTTGAGTGGTGAAGGTGCATTGCCTCAACCTCTAAAACCTGGTTTTTATAGTGAAAGGGATCTGACTGAACTCGAAGCCGGTCATTCTTCTAAAGCATGCTCGGCTAATGAAGTCACTATTTCAGTACTTGAGGCTCGATAA